Proteins from one Caulobacter sp. 73W genomic window:
- a CDS encoding DUF1501 domain-containing protein — MTDHHHTHGFSRRQALFGALGLGASVTFMGRAAHAQTGGKKLIVLVCRGGLDGLSFTPPVGDPDYAALRGAIAYAPEQALKLDGTFGLHPALVRTHALAQKGHLRIAPAIATPDRARSHFEAQDVLETGAVTRYGANSGWLNRTLQSLSPDRKVEALSVGAVAPLILRGQVQAASWSPGRNADATARLPTILQDLYKNDPLLGPAFARGLQTEAMAQIAMTGLSAPAQPMDGMAKPNAVAQQAAQRQGMAAAEKLGVTVANFMTQAGGPQIVAISLDGFDTHAGQVGQLQSRLSYMDALIGGLTSGLGPAWNDTVIVAATEFGRTARVNGTGGTDHGTASSALVLGGGLKKGGIIGDWPTLQQTALFENRDTTPTLDMRGLFKGVLRDHLGVEQRALETTVFPDSASARPVTGIV; from the coding sequence ATGACCGATCACCATCACACCCACGGCTTCAGCCGTCGTCAGGCCCTGTTCGGGGCGTTGGGCCTGGGCGCGTCCGTCACCTTCATGGGCCGCGCCGCCCATGCCCAGACCGGCGGCAAGAAGCTGATCGTCCTGGTCTGCCGCGGCGGGCTGGACGGCCTCTCCTTCACCCCGCCGGTGGGCGACCCCGACTACGCCGCCCTGCGTGGCGCGATCGCCTACGCGCCGGAACAGGCGCTGAAGCTGGACGGGACCTTCGGCCTTCACCCCGCCCTCGTCCGCACCCATGCCCTGGCCCAGAAGGGTCACCTGCGTATCGCTCCCGCCATCGCCACGCCCGACCGCGCCCGCTCGCACTTCGAGGCGCAGGACGTGCTGGAGACCGGCGCCGTCACCCGCTACGGCGCCAATTCCGGCTGGCTGAACCGCACGCTTCAAAGCCTGTCGCCGGACCGCAAGGTCGAGGCCCTGTCGGTCGGGGCCGTCGCGCCCCTGATCCTGCGCGGACAGGTGCAGGCCGCGTCCTGGTCGCCGGGCAGGAACGCCGACGCCACCGCTCGCCTGCCCACCATCCTGCAGGATCTCTACAAGAACGACCCGTTGCTCGGCCCGGCCTTCGCCCGTGGCCTGCAGACCGAGGCCATGGCCCAGATCGCCATGACCGGCCTGTCCGCGCCCGCCCAGCCGATGGACGGGATGGCGAAACCCAACGCCGTCGCCCAGCAGGCGGCCCAGCGCCAGGGCATGGCCGCCGCCGAGAAGCTGGGCGTCACCGTCGCCAACTTCATGACCCAGGCCGGCGGCCCGCAGATCGTCGCCATCTCACTGGACGGCTTCGACACCCATGCCGGACAGGTGGGGCAACTGCAGTCGCGCCTCAGCTACATGGACGCCCTGATCGGCGGCCTGACCAGCGGTCTTGGTCCCGCCTGGAACGACACGGTCATCGTCGCCGCCACCGAATTCGGCCGGACCGCACGCGTCAACGGCACCGGCGGCACCGACCACGGCACGGCCTCCAGCGCCCTCGTCCTGGGCGGCGGCTTGAAGAAGGGCGGGATCATCGGCGACTGGCCGACCCTGCAGCAGACCGCCCTGTTCGAGAACCGCGACACCACCCCGACGCTCGACATGCGCGGACTGTTCAAGGGCGTATTGCGTGATCACCTGGGCGTCGAACAGCGCGCGCTGGAGACCACGGTGTTCCCGGACAGCGCCTCGGCGCGGCCGGTGACCGGGATCGTCTAG
- a CDS encoding DUF1800 family protein — protein MALPSKDMQAAIAATRFGLGARPGEIEAARGDPRGWLKAQITPDGADQPKTDFQNGAQRLAEYRHQQDTLRAARQSGDQEALKAAQRERRQDVNQDFLARAQLGASTDASFRERWALFWANHFTVSATKQITASVAGPFEQEAIRPHAFGRFEDMLVASSSHPAMLTYLDQSQSVGPESRQAARAQQRGRRQGLNENLAREILELHTVGVNGGYSQADVTEFARAMTGWTVARNAEESADGAFVFRAAAHEPGDRTIMGRQYGQDGAGQARAIMADLATRPATARHCARKIATYFVADTPPPALVQRLEKAWLTSGGQLDVVARALIEAPEAWEPAPAKFKTPYEFLISTWRAVGTQPQALNQLGPTLNGLGQPAFRPPSPEGWPDETSAWAAPDALIKRMAFAQGFAQRVGDRVDPNAIAAGALGARLSNPVAKAVARAESRPEALAVLLMSSEFQRR, from the coding sequence TTGGCGCTTCCCAGCAAGGACATGCAGGCGGCCATCGCCGCCACGCGCTTCGGCCTCGGCGCCCGTCCGGGCGAGATCGAGGCCGCGCGCGGCGATCCGCGTGGTTGGCTCAAGGCCCAGATCACGCCTGACGGCGCTGACCAGCCCAAGACCGACTTCCAGAACGGCGCACAGCGGCTCGCCGAATATCGTCATCAGCAGGACACGCTCCGTGCAGCGCGTCAGTCCGGCGACCAGGAGGCGCTCAAGGCCGCTCAGCGCGAGCGTCGCCAGGACGTGAACCAGGACTTCCTGGCCCGCGCCCAGCTCGGCGCTTCAACCGACGCCAGTTTCCGCGAACGCTGGGCCCTATTCTGGGCCAACCACTTCACCGTCTCGGCCACCAAGCAGATCACCGCATCGGTCGCCGGTCCGTTCGAGCAGGAGGCCATCCGTCCCCATGCCTTCGGCCGGTTCGAGGACATGCTGGTCGCCTCCAGCAGCCACCCGGCCATGCTCACCTATCTGGACCAGTCCCAGTCGGTGGGACCGGAAAGCCGCCAGGCGGCCCGCGCTCAGCAACGCGGCCGTCGCCAGGGCCTGAACGAGAATCTGGCCCGCGAAATCCTGGAACTGCACACCGTCGGCGTGAACGGCGGCTACAGCCAGGCCGACGTCACCGAATTCGCCCGCGCCATGACAGGCTGGACCGTCGCCCGCAACGCCGAGGAAAGCGCCGACGGCGCCTTTGTCTTCCGCGCGGCGGCCCACGAGCCGGGCGATCGGACGATCATGGGTCGCCAATACGGCCAGGACGGCGCCGGGCAGGCGCGCGCCATCATGGCCGACCTGGCGACGCGTCCCGCCACCGCCCGCCATTGCGCCCGCAAAATCGCGACCTACTTCGTCGCCGACACGCCGCCTCCGGCGCTGGTCCAACGACTGGAGAAGGCCTGGCTGACCAGCGGCGGACAGCTCGACGTCGTGGCCCGCGCGCTCATCGAAGCGCCCGAGGCGTGGGAGCCTGCCCCCGCCAAGTTCAAGACGCCCTACGAGTTCCTGATCTCGACCTGGCGCGCCGTCGGAACCCAGCCTCAGGCCCTGAACCAGCTCGGCCCCACGCTCAACGGCCTCGGCCAGCCGGCCTTCCGCCCGCCCTCGCCCGAGGGGTGGCCGGACGAGACATCGGCCTGGGCCGCGCCGGACGCGCTGATCAAGCGCATGGCCTTCGCCCAGGGGTTCGCTCAACGGGTCGGCGATCGCGTCGATCCCAACGCCATCGCCGCCGGCGCCCTGGGCGCGCGACTGAGCAACCCCGTAGCTAAGGCTGTCGCCCGCGCCGAGAGCCGACCGGAGGCCTTGGCCGTCCTGCTGATGAGTTCGGAGTTCCAACGCCGATGA
- a CDS encoding ATP12 family chaperone protein, whose translation MARNNDTQERVRRFYKQAEAAAVEAGFAVHLDGRTPKSPAGKPLIVPTHALAAAIAAEWAAQGELIDPESMPMTRLAYTVIDRLAAVHEDAAKEVARFAATDLLCYFADGPVALVSEQEREWGALLDWAEAELGLRLVRVAGIIHQDQPAESIERAAELARGLDDFALAGLGFAAPLLGSAVLAFAVARGRLTGEQAYDLSRLDEAFQERQWGVDEEAAERAARQREEAAMIDRWFKALAA comes from the coding sequence TTGGCTCGTAACAACGACACCCAGGAGCGGGTTCGCCGCTTCTACAAGCAGGCGGAGGCCGCGGCGGTCGAGGCCGGCTTCGCCGTGCACCTGGACGGGCGCACGCCCAAGAGCCCGGCGGGCAAGCCGCTGATCGTGCCGACGCACGCTCTGGCGGCCGCCATCGCGGCCGAATGGGCGGCGCAGGGCGAGCTGATCGACCCCGAATCCATGCCCATGACCCGGCTGGCCTATACGGTCATCGACCGCTTGGCCGCCGTGCATGAAGATGCCGCCAAGGAAGTGGCGCGGTTCGCGGCGACGGACCTGCTTTGCTATTTCGCCGACGGTCCCGTGGCCCTGGTCAGCGAGCAGGAGCGCGAATGGGGGGCGTTGCTGGACTGGGCCGAGGCCGAGCTTGGCCTGCGTCTGGTCCGGGTGGCCGGGATCATCCATCAGGACCAGCCGGCTGAAAGCATCGAACGCGCTGCCGAGCTGGCGCGGGGGCTGGATGATTTCGCCTTGGCGGGCCTGGGGTTCGCCGCGCCGCTGCTGGGGTCTGCGGTCCTGGCGTTCGCCGTGGCGCGCGGGCGTCTGACGGGTGAGCAGGCCTATGACCTGTCGCGTCTGGACGAGGCGTTCCAAGAGCGTCAGTGGGGCGTCGACGAGGAGGCCGCCGAGCGCGCGGCCCGCCAGCGGGAAGAGGCGGCGATGATCGATCGGTGGTTCAAGGCTCTCGCTGCGTAA
- a CDS encoding acyl-CoA carboxylase subunit beta, whose product MQDILEELERRREQARAGGGEKRVAAQHAKGKLTARERIDLLLDEGSFEEFDMFVEHRATEFGMAEQKIPGDGVVTGWGTINGRTVFVFSKDFTVFGGSLSGAHAQKILKVQRQAMKMGAPIIGLFDAGGARIQEGVDSLAGYADIFLENTLASGVIPQISVIMGPCAGGDVYSPAITDFIFMVKDTSYMFVTGPDVVKTVTNEVVSAEELGGARVHASKSGVAEGAFENDLEALTQVRRLVDFLPSSNREKAPIRESFDEAERMEDSLDTLVPANPNKPYDMKELILKMVDEADFFEISSEWAKNIICGFARMDGETVGIVANQPQVLAGVLDIDSSRKAARFVRFCDAFDIPVITLVDVPGFMPGTKQEYGGLIKHGAKLLFAYAEATVPKITVITRKAYGGAYDVMSSKHLRGDVNYAWPTAEIAVMGAKGAVEIIFRTEAKDPEALAAREAEYKARFANPFVAASRGYIDDVIMPHSTRKRITRTLKHLRGKELSNPWKKHGNIPL is encoded by the coding sequence GTGCAGGATATCCTTGAAGAGCTTGAGCGTCGCCGCGAGCAGGCGCGGGCCGGCGGCGGCGAGAAGCGTGTCGCGGCCCAGCACGCCAAGGGCAAGCTGACCGCGCGTGAGCGGATCGACCTGCTGCTGGATGAGGGTTCGTTCGAGGAGTTCGACATGTTCGTCGAGCACCGCGCGACCGAGTTCGGCATGGCCGAGCAGAAGATTCCCGGCGACGGCGTCGTCACCGGCTGGGGCACGATCAACGGCCGCACGGTGTTCGTGTTCTCCAAGGACTTCACGGTGTTCGGCGGCTCGCTCAGCGGCGCCCACGCCCAGAAGATCCTCAAGGTCCAGCGGCAGGCCATGAAGATGGGCGCGCCGATCATCGGCCTGTTCGACGCCGGCGGCGCCCGCATCCAGGAGGGCGTCGACAGCCTGGCCGGCTATGCCGACATCTTCCTCGAGAACACCCTGGCCTCGGGCGTCATCCCGCAGATCAGCGTGATCATGGGCCCGTGCGCCGGGGGCGACGTCTATTCGCCGGCGATCACCGACTTTATCTTCATGGTCAAGGACACGAGCTACATGTTCGTGACCGGCCCGGACGTGGTGAAGACCGTCACCAACGAGGTGGTCTCGGCCGAGGAGCTGGGCGGCGCACGGGTTCACGCGTCCAAGTCGGGCGTGGCGGAAGGCGCGTTCGAGAACGACCTGGAGGCCCTGACCCAGGTGCGCCGGCTGGTCGACTTCCTGCCGTCGTCCAACCGCGAGAAGGCGCCGATCCGCGAGAGCTTCGACGAGGCCGAGCGGATGGAGGACAGCCTGGACACCCTGGTCCCGGCCAATCCGAACAAGCCCTACGACATGAAGGAGCTGATCCTGAAGATGGTCGACGAGGCCGACTTCTTCGAGATCAGCAGCGAGTGGGCCAAGAACATCATCTGCGGCTTCGCGCGCATGGACGGCGAGACGGTGGGCATCGTCGCCAACCAGCCGCAGGTCTTGGCCGGTGTGCTGGACATCGACAGCTCGCGCAAGGCCGCGCGGTTCGTGCGCTTCTGCGACGCCTTCGACATTCCGGTCATCACCCTGGTGGACGTGCCGGGCTTCATGCCGGGGACCAAGCAGGAGTACGGCGGCCTCATCAAGCACGGGGCCAAGCTGCTGTTCGCCTATGCCGAGGCGACGGTCCCCAAGATCACGGTCATCACGCGCAAGGCCTATGGCGGCGCCTATGACGTGATGAGCTCAAAGCACCTGCGCGGCGACGTGAACTACGCCTGGCCAACCGCCGAGATCGCGGTCATGGGCGCCAAGGGGGCGGTGGAGATCATCTTCCGCACCGAGGCCAAGGACCCCGAGGCGCTGGCCGCCCGCGAGGCCGAGTACAAGGCGCGCTTCGCCAACCCGTTCGTCGCCGCCAGCCGCGGCTACATCGACGACGTGATCATGCCGCAC